One window of the Runella slithyformis DSM 19594 genome contains the following:
- a CDS encoding TonB-dependent receptor, whose translation MNRLLLFIAFIFSAAFTFAQSGTIRGTIIDAKNKETLIGATVKLTGTQLGAATDVNGFFSIAKVPAGKYTLEITYVSYKTENIQNVSVEAEKVTEINTSLLEEAATLQEVRIVATRQTNTEVSVISEIKAAQNIVSGISSQQIARTLDRDAAQVVKRVPGITIVGDRFITIRGLNQRYNNVMLHNAFTPSMETDVKAFSFDVIPSGQIDRLLIYKTPSADLPGEFAGGIVKIFTKSIPDQNSVVLDYSVGLRRGTSFNEFKASKQGENYWTGFNNGYLDLPKSFPKDLRAVGNNPALIELAGRSLRNQWVPISSTASPDQRLSLTGNFKMKLGNVQIGNITAVNYSETRLYTDTQRNDYNIGANNQIETLFEYDDKAYSRNNRVGILHNWAARFNSNHSIEFKNLFNQLSNGRYVFRSGQDIAQNYRPNNHSFDQVYRGIYSGQLTGKHEFNDDKTTVDWVVGYNNSYRDQPDYKRYRSDVIDPTTGKTEIYIPVGQAQAYFLGRFNAKMKENGYTGAANLTQKVTVGEREIEFKAGGFYELKDRTFKARNLGYVRGGNFNPAFAGGDINLLFQNIRNDGGIRIDEQTNPNDSYTSKNTLVAGYGLINMPFTKKFNAIVGVRVENNRQQMNSAYLGGAAAKVDNTITSVLPSANLTYNFTEKTLLRAAYGMTVNRPEFRELAPFSFFDFDFNVVYEGNPNLKIATVQNMDLRWEHYPTPSELISVAAFYKYFDTPIESTVDLGSTGLGSKTFITNNAASAFSTGIEIELKKGLGSLLPGSRILEKTSLLFNTALIHSRVSLGARGVGQSDNRPLQGQSPYIVNVGINYNDPKKDLQVNLLYNVIGRRIIAVGFEAYPDLYEMPRNVVDLTFSKGLGQRWTLKGGVQDLLNQPWRIMQDSNKDNKFESGTDFFVQKYRTGQLVSLGFSYRLL comes from the coding sequence ATGAACAGATTACTACTGTTTATTGCCTTTATCTTCTCTGCTGCCTTCACCTTTGCCCAGTCGGGTACCATTCGCGGTACGATCATCGATGCCAAGAATAAAGAAACCCTGATTGGTGCCACTGTAAAGCTGACCGGAACTCAACTGGGAGCCGCAACCGACGTAAACGGTTTTTTTTCCATTGCCAAGGTTCCTGCGGGAAAGTACACGCTTGAAATCACTTATGTATCTTATAAAACGGAAAACATTCAGAATGTGTCTGTTGAGGCGGAAAAAGTGACGGAAATAAATACGTCACTTCTGGAAGAAGCCGCTACATTGCAGGAGGTAAGGATCGTAGCCACGCGCCAAACCAATACCGAGGTGTCGGTCATCAGCGAGATCAAAGCTGCTCAAAATATCGTGAGCGGGATTTCGTCGCAGCAAATCGCACGTACCCTTGACCGCGACGCTGCTCAGGTAGTCAAACGCGTGCCGGGCATTACCATCGTGGGCGACCGATTCATTACGATTCGCGGTCTGAACCAGCGTTATAACAATGTAATGTTGCACAATGCTTTTACACCTTCGATGGAAACAGACGTAAAAGCATTTTCCTTTGATGTGATTCCGAGCGGACAAATTGATCGTTTATTGATTTATAAAACGCCATCCGCTGATTTGCCGGGTGAGTTTGCGGGAGGGATTGTGAAGATATTTACCAAAAGCATTCCCGATCAAAACAGCGTAGTGCTGGATTACAGTGTAGGTTTGCGCCGGGGAACGAGTTTTAACGAATTCAAAGCCTCGAAGCAGGGCGAAAATTATTGGACCGGTTTTAACAATGGCTATTTAGATCTTCCCAAAAGCTTTCCGAAAGACCTGCGGGCGGTGGGCAATAATCCCGCTTTGATCGAATTGGCCGGCCGTTCGTTACGTAATCAGTGGGTACCGATAAGCTCCACCGCTTCTCCCGACCAGCGGTTGTCATTGACCGGAAATTTTAAAATGAAACTGGGCAATGTTCAGATCGGCAACATTACGGCGGTCAATTACAGCGAAACGCGCTTATATACAGATACCCAACGCAATGACTATAACATCGGCGCAAATAATCAGATCGAGACCTTATTTGAATACGATGATAAGGCCTACTCGCGCAATAACCGCGTAGGAATTCTGCACAACTGGGCGGCACGCTTCAACAGCAACCATTCGATCGAATTCAAGAACCTCTTTAACCAATTGAGCAACGGGCGCTACGTCTTCCGCTCAGGTCAGGATATTGCCCAAAATTACCGCCCCAACAACCACTCTTTTGATCAGGTCTATCGCGGAATTTACTCCGGACAATTGACAGGAAAGCATGAGTTCAATGACGATAAAACGACCGTTGATTGGGTAGTGGGTTATAATAATTCCTACCGCGATCAGCCGGATTATAAGCGTTATCGTTCGGATGTAATCGACCCTACCACGGGCAAAACCGAAATTTACATTCCGGTAGGTCAGGCACAGGCGTATTTTCTGGGACGTTTCAATGCTAAAATGAAGGAGAACGGCTACACAGGCGCGGCCAATCTGACGCAAAAAGTGACCGTCGGCGAACGGGAGATCGAATTCAAAGCCGGTGGCTTTTATGAACTGAAAGACCGTACGTTCAAGGCCCGCAACTTAGGCTATGTGCGCGGCGGCAATTTCAACCCGGCTTTTGCGGGCGGTGACATCAATCTTTTATTCCAAAACATTCGCAACGACGGCGGCATTCGCATTGATGAGCAAACCAATCCTAACGATTCCTACACGTCCAAAAATACGCTGGTTGCCGGTTATGGTTTGATCAATATGCCCTTTACGAAGAAATTCAACGCCATTGTGGGGGTACGGGTGGAGAACAACCGCCAGCAAATGAACAGTGCGTATTTGGGAGGCGCTGCCGCTAAAGTGGACAATACCATCACCAGCGTGCTTCCCTCGGCCAACCTGACGTATAATTTTACCGAAAAAACCTTGTTGCGGGCTGCGTACGGCATGACCGTAAACCGCCCTGAATTTCGGGAACTGGCTCCTTTTTCCTTCTTTGATTTTGACTTCAACGTGGTGTACGAAGGAAATCCCAATTTGAAGATCGCGACCGTTCAGAACATGGACCTGCGCTGGGAGCATTATCCCACTCCTTCTGAACTCATCAGCGTGGCCGCTTTTTATAAGTACTTTGATACTCCTATCGAATCAACGGTCGACTTAGGCTCCACAGGATTAGGTTCCAAGACTTTCATTACCAACAACGCCGCAAGTGCTTTCAGTACCGGAATTGAAATTGAGCTCAAAAAAGGCCTCGGCTCATTGCTGCCCGGGTCACGGATTCTCGAAAAAACAAGCTTACTGTTCAATACAGCCCTGATTCACAGCCGTGTCAGTTTGGGTGCACGGGGCGTTGGCCAGTCAGATAACCGTCCGTTGCAGGGGCAGTCGCCTTACATCGTCAATGTGGGTATCAACTACAACGATCCCAAAAAAGACCTCCAGGTCAATTTGCTCTACAACGTCATTGGCCGTCGCATCATCGCGGTAGGGTTTGAAGCCTATCCGGACTTGTATGAGATGCCGCGTAACGTGGTAGACTTAACGTTCTCAAAAGGCTTGGGACAGCGCTGGACGCTCAAAGGCGGAGTTCAGGATCTCCTGAATCAGCCCTGGCGGATCATGCAGGACTCCAACAAAGACAATAAGTTTGAGTCGGGCACTGATTTCTTCGTTCAAAAATACCGTACAGGTCAATTGGTCAGCCTGGGATTCTCGTACCGATTATTGTAA
- a CDS encoding DUF3500 domain-containing protein, producing MQTPSFYFSRICNALKLAALVCLFLGTSPTWLHAQKSLSNELRAASEQFLATLSSEQKALANLPFDSEWRYDWNYTPRQRKGLPLKQMNEVQRKAAMHLMKAALSNQGVAKAEAIIGLEYVLREVEKRPENDTYRDPENYAFAVFGTPDAQQPWGFSVEGHHLSLHFTVVDNKVEFLPSFFGSNPGIVLPGYVQEGKQVLKEEADIAFRLLGSFDEQQLKKIVLSEKAPNDMLTTNTRKVSLEKREGLSFGEMTSAQQKLFQELLTVYLNKYHVTLKNQELARLRQADMNKIYFAWMGDREPNRGAGRGHYFRVHGPTFLIEYDNTQNGANHVHSVVRDLTNDWGEDLLKAHYEAAHKK from the coding sequence ATGCAAACTCCCTCTTTTTATTTTTCAAGAATCTGTAACGCCCTCAAATTGGCGGCCCTCGTGTGTTTGTTCCTCGGCACTTCTCCCACATGGCTGCACGCTCAAAAAAGCCTCAGTAACGAACTCAGAGCTGCTTCCGAGCAATTTTTGGCAACGCTCTCGTCCGAACAGAAAGCCCTGGCCAATTTACCGTTTGACTCTGAATGGCGCTATGACTGGAATTATACCCCGCGTCAGCGCAAGGGCCTGCCATTAAAACAAATGAACGAAGTCCAGCGCAAAGCGGCCATGCATTTGATGAAAGCCGCGCTCAGCAATCAGGGAGTAGCCAAAGCGGAGGCGATCATCGGGCTGGAATACGTATTGCGTGAAGTGGAAAAACGTCCTGAAAATGATACCTACCGTGATCCCGAAAATTACGCTTTTGCGGTCTTTGGCACTCCCGATGCCCAACAGCCCTGGGGGTTCAGCGTAGAAGGGCACCATTTATCGCTGCACTTTACGGTGGTAGACAACAAAGTGGAATTTCTGCCGAGTTTCTTCGGCAGCAATCCCGGCATCGTGTTGCCGGGCTATGTGCAGGAAGGGAAACAGGTACTGAAAGAAGAGGCCGACATCGCGTTTCGGTTGTTGGGCTCTTTCGACGAACAACAGTTGAAAAAAATAGTGCTCTCTGAAAAAGCGCCCAATGATATGCTGACCACCAATACGCGTAAAGTAAGCTTAGAAAAGCGGGAAGGCCTGTCGTTTGGGGAGATGACATCGGCTCAGCAAAAACTCTTTCAGGAATTGCTGACGGTTTATTTGAATAAATACCACGTTACGCTCAAAAATCAGGAATTGGCCCGTTTGCGTCAGGCAGATATGAACAAAATATATTTTGCCTGGATGGGCGATCGCGAACCGAACCGCGGCGCGGGCCGAGGGCATTATTTTCGCGTACACGGCCCCACGTTTTTGATCGAGTACGACAATACCCAGAACGGTGCCAACCACGTTCACTCCGTCGTGCGGGATCTGACCAATGACTGGGGCGAAGACCTGTTAAAGGCGCATTACGAAGCGGCCCACAAAAAGTAA